A stretch of the Bacillus sp. FJAT-18017 genome encodes the following:
- a CDS encoding DUF58 domain-containing protein, with protein sequence MKEKLAAIKHTWKFIVLLVLVVLAFCYAMFQGGFVSWFLFYSFLPFAIYSIAVSLYPIMDVQIERHLPKHEFNAGEPLKVQMILRRTNSFPLFYIFVEDLLSETLKTPGKKALLFPGFKKEIIFDYSIDDLPRGEHIFHSVKLKTGDLLGMIEKEREAKSDSKIIVYPSFTEMLYRPFENHYDQGMTASRERVQRDTTMAIGIRDYQPGDRFSWINWKATAKRNEIMTKEFEQRQSHDVMVVLDCAPEPRFEANVSFTASVTRAILKKGAQVGLLTVTRERASFPIRGGESHLQQIFYHLAKVQPVCAVSVDKVLEAEMFYTGQNVTMMIVTSTLTKQLIEKASFLGQKKGMVTIFLLKNEKESPSNEELSLKTVGNTRGVRVIMVHEHQFETAFSEVTLR encoded by the coding sequence ATGAAGGAAAAGCTGGCGGCAATTAAGCATACTTGGAAGTTCATTGTCTTACTTGTTCTTGTGGTTTTGGCTTTTTGCTACGCGATGTTCCAAGGCGGGTTTGTCAGCTGGTTTTTGTTTTACAGTTTCCTGCCTTTTGCAATCTACTCAATTGCTGTTTCCCTCTATCCAATAATGGATGTTCAAATTGAACGGCATTTGCCAAAGCACGAATTTAATGCAGGGGAACCGCTCAAGGTCCAAATGATTCTTAGGCGTACCAATTCTTTCCCGCTGTTTTATATTTTTGTTGAAGATCTTTTAAGCGAAACGTTGAAAACTCCTGGAAAAAAGGCTTTATTATTTCCGGGCTTCAAAAAGGAAATAATCTTTGACTATTCAATCGATGATTTGCCTCGTGGGGAACATATCTTTCATTCCGTTAAACTTAAAACAGGAGACTTGCTTGGAATGATTGAAAAAGAACGAGAAGCAAAATCTGACAGTAAAATTATTGTCTATCCATCCTTTACAGAAATGCTTTACCGGCCATTTGAAAATCACTACGATCAGGGTATGACTGCTTCAAGGGAGAGGGTTCAGCGGGATACAACTATGGCAATTGGCATTAGGGATTATCAGCCCGGTGATCGTTTCTCGTGGATTAACTGGAAGGCTACCGCAAAGCGTAATGAAATTATGACAAAGGAATTTGAGCAAAGGCAATCGCATGATGTAATGGTTGTCTTGGATTGCGCGCCAGAACCCCGTTTTGAGGCGAATGTTTCATTCACAGCATCTGTCACAAGAGCTATTTTGAAAAAAGGGGCTCAAGTTGGACTTCTTACCGTAACAAGGGAGAGAGCATCATTTCCAATCCGGGGTGGAGAGTCCCATCTTCAGCAAATTTTTTATCATCTTGCCAAGGTTCAGCCAGTTTGCGCAGTATCAGTTGATAAAGTTCTTGAAGCGGAAATGTTTTATACCGGACAAAATGTAACGATGATGATCGTGACTTCAACACTTACGAAGCAGTTAATTGAAAAAGCAAGCTTTCTCGGACAAAAGAAGGGGATGGTGACAATTTTTCTTTTAAAAAATGAGAAAGAGTCTCCATCTAATGAAGAATTGTCTCTAAAAACGGTGGGGAATACGAGGGGTGTCAGGGT
- a CDS encoding AAA family ATPase, giving the protein MARETMNLNINKILMNIEKVMTGKRNVAELSLVALLAEGHVLLEDVPGVGKTMMVRSLSKSVGATFRRIQFTPDLLPSDVTGISIYNPKELEFQFRPGPIMGNIILADEINRTSPKTQSALLEAMEEQSVTIDGVTRRLEKPFFVMATQNPIEYEGTYPLPEAQLDRFLLKMKMGYPEIAEEMEVLNRAQNTPPIEELEPVVTLQELRDLQKEIKLVFVDETVKRYIVDISNRTRVHENVYLGASPRGSIGLMKAAQAYAFIYGRDYVLPDDIQYLAPFVLSHRLILKSEAKFEGITAEEIINRIVARVPVPVQRLVK; this is encoded by the coding sequence ATGGCGCGTGAAACAATGAATCTTAACATCAACAAAATTTTGATGAATATTGAGAAGGTAATGACAGGCAAGCGTAATGTAGCGGAACTAAGCCTGGTGGCATTATTAGCCGAAGGACATGTGCTGCTGGAGGATGTTCCAGGTGTAGGGAAAACAATGATGGTCCGCTCTCTGTCAAAGTCTGTTGGCGCAACTTTCAGAAGAATTCAGTTCACCCCAGATCTTCTTCCTTCTGATGTGACGGGGATTTCCATATACAATCCGAAGGAACTGGAATTTCAGTTTCGTCCAGGCCCTATTATGGGCAACATCATTCTGGCGGACGAAATAAACCGGACCTCCCCGAAAACACAATCCGCCCTCCTAGAAGCAATGGAGGAACAAAGTGTAACAATAGATGGAGTTACGCGCCGACTTGAAAAGCCTTTCTTTGTTATGGCTACACAAAACCCAATAGAGTATGAGGGGACATATCCTCTGCCAGAAGCCCAGCTTGACCGCTTCTTGCTTAAAATGAAGATGGGCTATCCGGAAATTGCGGAGGAAATGGAAGTACTCAATCGTGCTCAAAACACGCCTCCAATCGAGGAACTCGAACCCGTTGTCACATTGCAAGAACTAAGAGATCTCCAAAAGGAAATTAAGCTTGTGTTTGTCGATGAGACGGTTAAACGGTACATAGTTGATATCTCTAACAGGACAAGAGTTCATGAAAATGTTTATTTAGGTGCCAGTCCGCGTGGTTCGATTGGTTTGATGAAAGCAGCCCAGGCATATGCATTCATCTATGGACGGGACTATGTACTTCCGGATGATATTCAATACCTTGCCCCATTTGTCCTTTCCCACCGATTGATTTTGAAATCCGAGGCCAAGTTCGAAGGAATTACCGCAGAGGAAATCATTAACCGCATCGTTGCGAGAGTGCCGGTACCGGTTCAAAGGCTCGTGAAATAA
- a CDS encoding GNAT family N-acetyltransferase, which yields MRLDTVIMNEQFAYEILNWHYEPPYDFYNSDPSPEGMKELLENTYVVLVDENGNLVGFYCKGPAAQVPAGREFKAYPEGFIDIGLGMNPKLTGRGFGKEFFSFILNDISLEHPGCTFRLTVAAFNLRAITLYRKEGFKEICRFQSGFIEYIVMTRISSSSMSKKYKD from the coding sequence ATGCGGCTTGATACGGTGATTATGAATGAACAGTTTGCTTATGAAATTTTAAATTGGCACTATGAACCCCCTTATGACTTTTATAATAGCGATCCTTCCCCAGAAGGAATGAAAGAGCTTCTTGAAAATACTTATGTTGTTCTAGTAGATGAGAATGGGAATTTGGTAGGGTTTTATTGCAAGGGGCCTGCCGCACAAGTTCCTGCTGGAAGGGAATTTAAAGCCTACCCAGAGGGTTTTATTGATATTGGCCTTGGAATGAATCCTAAACTTACAGGAAGAGGCTTTGGAAAAGAGTTTTTCTCATTCATACTTAATGATATAAGTTTGGAACATCCAGGCTGTACATTCCGGCTTACCGTCGCGGCTTTTAATTTGCGGGCAATAACCTTATATCGTAAGGAGGGATTTAAGGAGATCTGCCGCTTTCAAAGCGGTTTTATTGAATATATCGTCATGACAAGGATATCTTCTAGTTCGATGTCCAAAAAATATAAAGATTAG
- a CDS encoding UDP-N-acetylmuramoyl-L-alanyl-D-glutamate--2,6-diaminopimelate ligase: MQITLTELLRKVGISCNNDSIITGIESDSRKIKQGNLFVAISGHDSDGHEFIRQAIKNGAAAIIGEREIEDVRPTPYFKVPNSRHLVWALANSFYGQPQNKHKMIGITGTNGKTTTAYLLHHILTYNGKTSSLLGTVEYFLNGERHKSTLTTPDAISFQKMIHESKDEFVVMEVSSHGLDQYRVAGPMLDYAIFTNLSHEHLDYHSDIEEYFQAKKMIFQCLKPEGKGIVGAYTPWGEKMDEELAQERVPSISFSHRMKKETIQLKSFISAPQLSLVIEDNGKEYTVNMKIPGKHNVYNALGSYICARDIGFTPEQVITALQCFQGVPGRFEQIELPTGSKAIIDYAHTPDGLRHALETASHCVEKDLYHIFGFRGKRDSSKRREMVEISQAICSHVYLTLDDLNGVEKEQMIEELKELSKPYQNITIIEDRTETIAFVINSLGKGDGFIITGKGPESYQEEYAYKTKSDRDTILHLISEEMAFEPING; the protein is encoded by the coding sequence ATGCAGATTACTTTAACGGAATTGCTTCGCAAGGTCGGAATCTCCTGCAATAACGATAGTATTATTACTGGGATTGAGTCCGATTCAAGAAAAATTAAACAAGGTAATCTATTCGTGGCAATCTCTGGACATGATTCTGATGGACATGAGTTTATTAGGCAAGCGATTAAGAATGGAGCAGCTGCCATAATAGGTGAGCGCGAAATTGAAGATGTTCGGCCAACTCCTTATTTCAAAGTGCCCAATTCGAGGCATTTGGTTTGGGCATTGGCAAACTCTTTTTATGGGCAGCCTCAAAACAAACATAAAATGATTGGTATTACCGGTACAAATGGAAAAACAACCACAGCATATCTCTTACACCACATCCTGACTTACAATGGGAAGACATCATCTTTGCTAGGAACAGTGGAATATTTTTTAAATGGGGAACGGCATAAATCAACATTAACAACACCTGATGCTATTTCGTTTCAAAAAATGATTCATGAAAGCAAGGATGAATTTGTGGTGATGGAAGTGTCCTCACATGGACTAGACCAGTACCGGGTTGCTGGCCCGATGCTAGACTATGCTATTTTCACCAATCTTAGCCACGAGCACCTTGACTATCATTCTGATATAGAGGAATATTTTCAGGCGAAAAAAATGATATTTCAGTGTCTGAAACCTGAAGGAAAAGGGATAGTTGGAGCGTATACTCCCTGGGGTGAAAAAATGGATGAGGAATTGGCACAGGAGCGGGTCCCTTCTATATCGTTTAGCCATAGAATGAAGAAGGAAACAATCCAGCTTAAATCGTTTATTTCAGCTCCCCAGCTGTCCCTGGTAATTGAAGATAACGGAAAAGAATATACAGTTAATATGAAAATCCCAGGAAAACATAATGTATATAATGCTTTGGGAAGCTATATATGTGCAAGAGATATTGGGTTTACACCCGAACAAGTGATCACAGCTTTGCAATGTTTTCAAGGAGTGCCCGGAAGATTTGAGCAAATCGAACTTCCTACTGGCTCAAAAGCGATTATCGATTATGCCCATACTCCAGATGGGCTGCGCCACGCTTTAGAAACAGCAAGCCATTGTGTTGAAAAAGATCTCTATCATATATTTGGTTTCAGAGGAAAGCGGGATTCATCCAAACGCCGCGAAATGGTTGAAATCAGCCAGGCTATTTGCAGCCATGTCTATTTGACTCTTGATGATTTAAATGGTGTGGAAAAAGAACAGATGATAGAGGAGTTAAAGGAATTAAGCAAACCTTATCAGAATATTACCATCATAGAAGACCGTACCGAAACAATAGCTTTTGTCATAAACTCTTTAGGGAAAGGTGATGGCTTCATCATAACCGGAAAAGGGCCGGAGTCTTACCAGGAAGAATATGCATATAAAACTAAAAGCGACAGGGATACTATTCTTCATTTGATTTCTGAAGAAATGGCCTTTGAGCCTATAAATGGTTAA